A single genomic interval of Helianthus annuus cultivar XRQ/B chromosome 13, HanXRQr2.0-SUNRISE, whole genome shotgun sequence harbors:
- the LOC110898100 gene encoding patellin-3, whose protein sequence is MSDDPPTTTTTTTTTPPPDPTPFSLPLILTNQDTTFSPPSSTTTTTTSELTEQPERLTNTSYTTPETNNNNSNQDLSELEQLSLTELKHLVQEAITNKDFYFTPNPEEPTSELISNHEDVTIWGIPLLKDERSDVILIKFLRAREFKVNESFTMLKNTLRWRKAFSIDDLVNENLGDDLEKVVFMHGNDKEGHPVCYNVYGEFENKELYYKTFADEEKRTRFLKWRIQFLERSIRKLDFRPGGISTIFQVSDLKNSPGPGKRELRWATKQALQLLQDNYPEFVSKQVFINVPWWYLAFYSMMSPFMTQRTKSKFVFASPAKTAEVLFKYVSPEHVPIQYSGLSIVDNCDCNPEFTTDDPVAVVTVKPMTKQTVEIIVNEKCTLVWELRVVGWEVSYGAEYVPNNGDNYTINIQKPKKMAPTDEPVISHSYKINELGKLLLTIDNPTSKKKKLLYRFKVDPLPE, encoded by the exons ATGTCCGAcgacccacccaccaccaccaccaccaccaccaccacaccaccaccagaCCCAACCCCATTTTCACTACCTCTCATTTTAACCAACCAAGACACCACCTtttcaccaccatcatccaccaccaccaccaccacatctgAGCTAACAGAACAACCAGAAAGACTCACAAACACTAGTTACACAACCCCAGAAACCAATAACAACAACAGTAATCAAGATTTATCAGAACTTGAACAACTGTCACTCACTGAGCTCAAACACCTTGTTCAAGAAGCAATAACCAATAAAGATTTCTACTTTACACCAAACCCAGAAGAACCCACATCAGAATTGATATCAAATCATGAAGATGTCACAATTTGGGGGATTCCACTTCTCAAAGATGAAAGAAGTGATGTGATCTTGATCAAGTTCTTGAGGGCTAGAGAGTTTAAGGTAAATGAATCTTTTACAATGCTTAAGAACACACTTAGGTGGAGAAAAGCATTTAGTATAGATGATTTGGTTAATGAGAATTTGGGTGATGATCTTGAAAAAGTTGTGTTTATGCATGGGAATGATAAAGAGGGGCACCCAGTTTGTTATAATGTGTATGGTGAGTTTGAGAATAAAGAGCTTTATTATAAGAcatttgctgatgaagaaaagagAACAAGGTTTTTGAAGTGGAGGATTCAGTTTCTTGAAAGGAGTATTAGGAAGTTGGATTTTAGGCCTGGTGGGATTAGTACTATTTTTCAGGTTAGTGATTTGAAGAATTCGCCCGGGCCCGGGAAGCGCGAGTTACGGTGGGCTACGAAGCAAGCTTTGCAGCTGTTGCAGGATAATTACCCTGAGTTTGTTTCGAAACAG GTATTCATTAACGTACCATGGTGGTATTTGGCTTTTTATTCAATGATGAGCCCGTTCATGACTCAAAGAACTAAGAGCAAGTTCGTGTTTGCCAGCCCTGCAAAAACCGCCGAAGTCCTTTTCAA ATATGTGAGTCCGGAGCATGTACCGATTCAGTATAGTGGGCTGAGCATAGTGGATAATTGTGATTGCAACCCAGAATTTACAACCGATGATCCAGTTGCCGTTGTTACTGTTAAACCAATGACCAAACAAACTGTGGAGATTATCGTAAATGAG AAATGCACTTTGGTGTGGGAGCTAAGAGTGGTAGGGTGGGAAGTAAGCTACGGCGCTGAATACGTGCCAAATAACGGAGACAATTACACCATTAACATACAAAAGCCGAAAAAAATGGCACCAACCGATGAACCGGTTATAAGCCATAGTTATAAGATCAATGAACTCGGTAAATTACTTCTCACAATCGACAACCCgacttcaaagaagaagaagCTGCTTTACAGGTTCAAAGTTGACCCTCTTCCTGAATGA